A section of the Streptomyces sp. Je 1-369 genome encodes:
- a CDS encoding SHOCT domain-containing protein: MDDYPMFDVFLTMLIFFLWVIWFSIVIHIVVDIFRNDGLSGMRKALWLLLVFVLPLVGVLCYVISQGSGMGNRNVATRMSAFNNDPMGSSAVAGAGELERLAALHRSGALTEAEYARAKHHALPM, from the coding sequence GTGGACGACTACCCGATGTTCGACGTCTTCCTCACCATGCTCATCTTCTTCTTGTGGGTGATCTGGTTCTCCATCGTGATCCACATCGTGGTGGACATCTTCCGCAACGACGGCCTCAGCGGCATGCGCAAGGCCCTGTGGCTGCTGCTCGTGTTCGTCCTGCCCCTGGTCGGCGTACTGTGCTACGTCATCTCCCAGGGCTCCGGGATGGGCAACCGCAACGTGGCCACCCGCATGTCCGCCTTCAACAACGACCCCATGGGTTCGTCGGCGGTCGCCGGCGCGGGGGAGCTGGAGCGGCTGGCGGCACTGCACCGTTCGGGCGCGCTGACGGAGGCGGAGTACGCGAGGGCGAAGCACCACGCGCTGCCGATGTAG
- a CDS encoding YhjD/YihY/BrkB family envelope integrity protein, producing the protein MLTATRARPLAVRVVRQLAGVNILDLATRLAAQAFLAALPMLIAVASFCPPGWRRELRRSLRSLFGSGGTEASMLDQVYAGEPQAVNSWGAASVLVALLSATAFSRALQRLCERCWHLSPSGVRILLWRWALWLFVWLTALFFQGLLHDGFGAGPVLGIPLQAVGAVLMWWWTQHLLLAGRVPWRPLLPGALLVGSGVVVYSQVAAVWLPGALQRSVERYGPLGSVFTLLSWLIVFFTVVAVGIALGQVFAQEERVRRVLRIPAAEAGAGAGASEVAEAGAAEGAAEAGAAEAEAEAGASEAEAAAAGASAEAAEAEAAEAEAEASEGVEVVADGDGGSATTT; encoded by the coding sequence ATGCTGACCGCCACGCGCGCCCGGCCGCTGGCGGTTCGTGTCGTCCGGCAGCTCGCGGGCGTGAACATCCTGGATCTCGCGACGCGGCTCGCGGCCCAGGCGTTCCTCGCCGCGCTGCCGATGCTCATCGCGGTCGCCTCGTTCTGCCCGCCCGGCTGGCGGCGCGAGCTCCGCAGGTCGCTGCGGTCCCTGTTCGGTTCGGGCGGGACCGAGGCGTCCATGCTCGACCAGGTGTACGCGGGCGAGCCGCAGGCAGTGAACAGCTGGGGCGCGGCGAGCGTACTGGTCGCGCTGCTGTCCGCCACGGCCTTCTCCAGGGCCCTGCAACGGCTCTGCGAACGCTGCTGGCATCTGTCGCCGTCCGGCGTGCGGATCCTGCTGTGGCGCTGGGCCCTGTGGCTCTTCGTCTGGCTGACCGCGCTGTTCTTCCAGGGGCTGCTGCACGACGGGTTCGGCGCGGGTCCCGTGCTGGGGATTCCGTTGCAGGCCGTCGGCGCGGTCCTGATGTGGTGGTGGACGCAGCACCTGCTGCTCGCGGGGCGCGTGCCGTGGCGGCCCCTGCTGCCGGGGGCGCTGCTCGTCGGCTCGGGCGTGGTCGTGTACTCCCAGGTCGCCGCCGTGTGGCTGCCGGGGGCGTTGCAGCGCAGTGTGGAGCGGTACGGGCCGCTCGGCTCGGTCTTCACGCTGCTGTCCTGGCTGATCGTCTTCTTCACGGTCGTCGCGGTCGGCATCGCCCTCGGTCAGGTGTTCGCGCAGGAGGAGCGGGTGCGGCGGGTGCTGCGCATTCCGGCGGCGGAGGCGGGGGCGGGGGCGGGCGCGTCGGAGGTGGCGGAGGCGGGCGCGGCGGAGGGGGCGGCGGAGGCGGGCGCGGCGGAGGCGGAGGCGGAGGCGGGCGCGTCGGAGGCGGAGGCGGCGGCAGCGGGTGCGTCGGCGGAGGCGGCGGAAGCGGAGGCGGCGGAAGCGGAAGCGGAGGCGTCGGAGGGGGTGGAGGTGGTGGCGGACGGTGATGGGGGCTCTGCGACGACGACGTGA
- a CDS encoding DUF2252 domain-containing protein produces MTEGEHVHLTPEERAARGRAARTKAPRSGHAEFAPAPDRADPVDVLERQSSRRLPELVPIRYGRMLESPFRFYRGAAGLMAMDLATTVSSGITTQLCGDAHMLNFRLLASPERHLMFDVNDFDETLPGPWEWDVKRLSASLAIAGRANGFGTPERSRVIRETVRSYREAMRGFAHMTNLDVWYTRIDADDLYGTLAGELRPRAQRRLARTLTKARGRDHLQSLEKLVHRVGDDLRIAPDAPLVTPLSDLLPEVERSELEKQLRELIGHYVLTLSSDRRALLAQYRVVDMARKVVGVGSVGTRCWVLLLLGRDTGDPLFLQAKEAEESSLAPYCEVSAYANEGERVVSGQRLMQATSDMFLGWERVAGLDGRERDFYIRQLHDWKAIPKAEGMTPKVMRLFGRLAGGTLARAHARSGDRIAIAAYLGGSDRFDRALAEFAEHYADQNERDHRALSEAVRGGRVASSST; encoded by the coding sequence ATGACCGAGGGCGAGCACGTACATCTCACTCCGGAGGAGCGCGCGGCGCGCGGCCGGGCGGCCCGCACGAAGGCGCCGCGCTCGGGCCACGCCGAGTTCGCCCCGGCACCGGACCGCGCCGACCCGGTCGACGTGCTGGAGCGCCAGTCGTCCCGCCGCCTGCCCGAGCTGGTGCCGATCAGGTACGGGCGGATGCTCGAATCGCCGTTCCGCTTCTACCGCGGCGCCGCCGGACTGATGGCGATGGACCTGGCTACGACGGTGTCGAGCGGCATCACGACGCAGCTGTGCGGGGACGCGCACATGCTCAACTTCCGGCTCCTCGCATCGCCGGAACGCCACCTCATGTTCGACGTCAACGACTTCGACGAGACGCTGCCCGGACCGTGGGAGTGGGACGTCAAGCGGCTGTCGGCCAGCCTCGCCATCGCGGGCCGCGCCAACGGATTCGGCACGCCGGAGCGGTCCCGCGTGATCCGGGAGACGGTGCGCTCCTACCGGGAGGCGATGCGCGGCTTCGCCCACATGACCAACCTCGACGTGTGGTACACCCGGATCGACGCCGACGACCTGTACGGCACCCTCGCCGGGGAGCTGCGCCCGCGCGCCCAGCGCCGTCTGGCGCGCACCCTCACCAAGGCCAGGGGCCGCGACCACCTCCAGTCCCTGGAGAAACTCGTCCACCGGGTCGGGGACGACCTGCGGATCGCTCCCGACGCCCCGCTCGTCACCCCGCTCTCCGACCTGCTCCCGGAGGTCGAACGCTCCGAGCTGGAGAAGCAGTTGAGGGAGCTCATCGGGCACTATGTCCTGACGCTGTCGTCCGACCGGCGCGCGCTCCTCGCGCAGTACCGGGTGGTCGACATGGCGCGCAAGGTGGTCGGCGTCGGCAGCGTGGGGACCCGGTGCTGGGTGCTGCTGCTCCTCGGACGGGACACGGGCGACCCCCTGTTCCTCCAGGCCAAGGAGGCCGAGGAGTCGTCACTGGCCCCGTACTGCGAGGTCAGCGCCTACGCGAACGAGGGGGAGCGCGTCGTATCCGGGCAGCGCTTGATGCAGGCGACCAGCGACATGTTCCTGGGCTGGGAGCGGGTGGCGGGCCTCGACGGCCGTGAACGGGACTTCTACATCCGCCAGTTGCACGACTGGAAGGCCATCCCCAAGGCCGAGGGCATGACTCCGAAGGTCATGCGGCTGTTCGGGCGGCTCGCCGGGGGGACCCTGGCCCGCGCACATGCCCGCTCCGGGGACCGCATCGCCATCGCGGCGTACCTGGGCGGCTCCGACCGTTTCGACCGCGCACTCGCGGAGTTCGCCGAGCACTACGCCGACCAGAACGAACGCGACCACCGGGCGCTGTCCGAAGCGGTACGAGGCGGCCGGGTCGCGTCGTCGTCGACGTGA
- a CDS encoding diacylglycerol/lipid kinase family protein gives MNPTTTQRRWLARASLASILAAVLTLGVFAGARTVGLLAVGLVGLVLVAAGLWWSLTRQGTLRVLAVVLTLGAPVWVLVAYTRAHLTWVAVLAVALWLVAVATGRAALVRGEDEGAAPMPEHPAPRVRHPVLIMNPRSGGGKVRRFELRERARDLGAEVQLLEWREGSGGSDVAEMARKAAAEGADLLGVAGGDGTQAQVAEVAAALDLPFLVIPAGTRNHFALDLGLDRDDPSKALDALRDGVELRVDLGSANGLPFVNNVSFGAYAEVVASPAYRDDKTRTALRLLPDMLAGHQGPRLSARAGHVEFAEPQALLVSNNPYGTGDIAGLGRRARMDGGELGCVGVRVTSAAQAAGLLRGRRAAGLVRTNAAHVVVDADQDRIQVGVDGESLSLRVPVRCEVRQRALRVLVPRHRPGVRGARPMLDWRRIGRLAVGRRG, from the coding sequence ATGAATCCGACGACGACGCAGCGCCGTTGGCTGGCGCGGGCGTCTTTGGCATCGATACTCGCCGCCGTGCTGACCCTCGGCGTGTTCGCCGGCGCGCGGACCGTCGGGCTGCTGGCCGTCGGCCTCGTCGGCCTGGTGCTCGTGGCCGCCGGGCTGTGGTGGAGCCTGACCAGGCAGGGCACGCTGCGGGTGCTGGCCGTCGTACTGACCCTCGGGGCGCCCGTGTGGGTCCTCGTCGCGTACACCCGTGCCCACCTGACCTGGGTCGCCGTCCTCGCGGTCGCCCTGTGGCTGGTGGCGGTCGCCACGGGGCGCGCGGCGCTCGTGCGGGGCGAGGACGAGGGGGCGGCCCCGATGCCCGAACATCCGGCTCCGCGCGTGCGTCACCCCGTACTGATCATGAATCCGCGGTCCGGGGGCGGGAAGGTCCGCCGCTTCGAGCTGCGGGAGCGCGCCCGGGACCTGGGCGCCGAGGTGCAGCTCCTGGAGTGGCGCGAAGGGAGCGGAGGCAGCGACGTGGCCGAGATGGCCCGCAAGGCGGCCGCCGAGGGCGCCGACCTGCTCGGGGTCGCGGGCGGCGACGGGACACAGGCGCAGGTCGCCGAGGTGGCCGCCGCGCTGGACCTGCCCTTCCTGGTGATCCCGGCAGGCACCCGCAACCACTTCGCCCTCGACCTGGGGCTCGACAGGGACGACCCGTCGAAGGCGCTCGACGCACTGCGGGACGGCGTGGAGCTCCGCGTCGACCTCGGCAGCGCGAACGGCCTCCCCTTCGTCAACAACGTCTCTTTCGGCGCCTACGCCGAGGTCGTGGCGAGTCCCGCGTACCGGGACGACAAGACGCGCACGGCGCTGCGGCTGCTGCCCGACATGCTGGCCGGCCACCAGGGGCCGCGGCTCTCCGCGCGCGCCGGGCACGTGGAGTTCGCCGAGCCGCAGGCGCTGCTCGTCAGCAACAACCCCTACGGGACGGGGGACATCGCGGGACTCGGCCGCCGGGCCCGGATGGACGGCGGGGAGCTGGGCTGCGTCGGGGTCAGGGTCACCAGCGCCGCCCAGGCCGCCGGGCTGCTGCGCGGACGGCGTGCGGCGGGTCTCGTACGCACGAACGCGGCGCACGTGGTCGTCGACGCCGACCAGGACCGCATCCAGGTCGGCGTCGACGGCGAGTCCCTGTCCCTGCGGGTGCCCGTGCGCTGCGAGGTCCGGCAGCGGGCCCTGCGGGTGCTGGTGCCGCGCCACCGTCCTGGCGTGCGCGGGGCCCGGCCGATGCTGGACTGGCGGCGCATCGGGAGGCTGGCGGTGGGGCGGCGGGGCTGA
- a CDS encoding LuxR C-terminal-related transcriptional regulator, which produces MDDHLGRPPAETVFTPEAPVPEPRTAVPEPRTVVPELPGWLVPRPRLAERLSRGVLGPLTVVVGPVGAGKSALATEWLHTGRAPGPVACVRCEGREERPDVFWPRILTALRRAGVDLPAFDDVPVNELLVARLSAQLALRGTPVVLVLDDFQPEPGSPVAEGVVSLLRHTSSMLRAVVLSRRDPPLHLHRYRLSGELTELRTADLAFTDAETASLLSQHGLDVARHVVRALRRRTAGWAAGIRLAAMSMQGHLHPDQFIARFAGDDEAIVTYLVEEVLDVQAPEMRRLLLTTSVLEHVNAELATEVAGEEAGRCFATLVRQNSFLQPVGQGWFRCHRMFADVLQLRLQHELPGSVAGVHRRAAAWLAEHGCLAAAVGHALAADDAHYASRLVVEQLGIGQLLGLTATRLPDIPGQWSPAEVGTDDPEPVLVAAAAQYTDADAVAEALAEAARLTRGLPDAEVDRALRCRLTHAVIRMAAEHSRDLTAARAAAAEARALYARLPAHALDGRPEIRALTLFVLGRAELRAGDLKAAEPLLTSGLKAAGATENGALRRGCLVELALLEAVRGRFRAAGEFATLATRPPLPTWTARDSSNATLLAVRAWVALARGEPALVRAELGHVGAALHALPDPFTAGVASLVGRLVNIAEQGLTAAPEALLATAGPWLPPTLRQPLTRACAASLDTPCARARHSVLGDGNGTADVPVERLTAREEDVLGRLSQMMTTEEIAEDLFLSVNTVKTHLKSVYRKLSVSRRSAAVRRARELQLL; this is translated from the coding sequence ATGGACGACCACCTGGGGAGGCCGCCTGCCGAGACCGTCTTCACGCCCGAAGCACCCGTGCCCGAACCCCGCACGGCCGTGCCCGAACCCCGTACCGTCGTTCCCGAGCTCCCCGGGTGGCTTGTCCCGCGCCCGCGGCTCGCCGAACGGCTCTCGCGTGGCGTGCTCGGGCCGCTGACCGTGGTCGTGGGGCCGGTGGGAGCGGGCAAGTCCGCACTCGCCACGGAGTGGCTGCACACCGGCCGGGCCCCCGGCCCGGTGGCCTGTGTGCGGTGCGAGGGGCGCGAGGAGCGCCCCGACGTCTTCTGGCCACGCATCCTCACCGCGCTGCGCCGCGCGGGCGTGGACCTGCCCGCGTTCGACGACGTGCCCGTCAACGAACTGCTCGTCGCACGGCTCTCCGCGCAGCTCGCGCTGCGCGGCACACCCGTCGTGCTGGTGCTCGACGACTTCCAGCCGGAGCCGGGCTCACCGGTCGCCGAAGGCGTCGTCAGCCTCCTGAGACACACCTCGTCCATGCTGCGCGCGGTCGTGCTCTCGCGTCGGGACCCGCCGCTGCACCTGCACCGCTACCGGCTCTCCGGCGAACTCACCGAACTGCGCACCGCCGACCTCGCGTTCACCGACGCGGAGACCGCCTCGCTGCTCTCCCAGCACGGCCTGGACGTGGCCCGCCACGTCGTCAGGGCGCTGCGGCGGCGTACGGCGGGCTGGGCGGCGGGGATCAGGCTCGCCGCGATGTCGATGCAGGGGCACCTCCACCCGGACCAGTTCATCGCCCGGTTCGCGGGTGACGACGAGGCGATCGTGACGTACCTGGTCGAGGAGGTGCTCGACGTACAGGCCCCGGAGATGCGCAGGCTGCTCCTGACCACCAGCGTCCTCGAGCACGTCAACGCGGAGCTGGCCACGGAGGTCGCGGGCGAGGAGGCGGGACGCTGCTTCGCCACCCTCGTACGACAGAACTCCTTCCTGCAGCCCGTGGGGCAGGGCTGGTTCCGCTGCCACCGGATGTTCGCCGACGTGCTCCAGCTCAGACTCCAGCACGAGCTGCCGGGCAGCGTCGCCGGCGTGCACCGGCGGGCCGCCGCCTGGCTCGCCGAGCACGGGTGCCTCGCGGCGGCGGTGGGCCATGCCCTCGCGGCGGACGACGCGCACTACGCCAGCCGTCTGGTCGTGGAACAGCTCGGCATCGGACAGCTCCTGGGCCTCACGGCGACCCGGCTGCCGGACATTCCGGGCCAGTGGTCCCCCGCCGAGGTGGGGACGGACGACCCCGAACCCGTGCTCGTCGCCGCGGCCGCGCAGTACACGGACGCCGACGCGGTCGCCGAAGCGCTGGCGGAAGCGGCCCGGCTGACCCGCGGGCTGCCGGACGCGGAGGTCGACCGGGCGCTCAGGTGCCGGCTCACCCACGCGGTGATCCGGATGGCCGCCGAGCACTCCAGGGACCTCACCGCCGCGCGGGCCGCCGCCGCCGAGGCCAGGGCCCTGTACGCACGGCTGCCCGCGCACGCGCTGGACGGGCGGCCGGAGATCAGGGCGCTGACGCTGTTCGTGCTGGGGCGCGCGGAGTTGCGCGCCGGGGACCTGAAGGCGGCCGAGCCCCTGCTCACGAGCGGCCTCAAGGCGGCCGGAGCCACCGAGAACGGCGCGCTGCGCCGGGGCTGCCTGGTGGAGCTCGCCCTGCTCGAAGCGGTCCGCGGCCGCTTCCGGGCGGCCGGCGAGTTCGCCACGCTCGCGACCCGGCCTCCACTGCCCACCTGGACCGCGCGGGACAGCTCCAACGCGACACTCCTGGCCGTACGGGCCTGGGTGGCCCTGGCCCGCGGCGAACCAGCCCTCGTACGCGCCGAGTTGGGGCACGTGGGCGCCGCCCTGCACGCGCTGCCCGACCCCTTCACCGCGGGCGTCGCGTCCCTGGTCGGCCGACTGGTCAACATCGCCGAGCAGGGCCTGACCGCGGCCCCCGAGGCACTCCTGGCCACCGCGGGACCGTGGCTGCCGCCGACACTGCGGCAGCCTCTGACGCGGGCCTGCGCGGCCTCGCTCGACACGCCCTGCGCCCGAGCCCGCCACTCCGTCCTCGGCGACGGGAACGGCACGGCCGACGTGCCGGTCGAGCGGCTCACCGCCAGGGAGGAGGACGTGCTGGGACGGCTGTCGCAGATGATGACCACCGAGGAGATCGCGGAGGACCTGTTCCTCTCGGTCAACACGGTGAAGACCCACCTGAAGAGCGTCTACCGCAAACTCTCCGTGTCCCGGAGGTCGGCGGCGGTACGGCGGGCGCGGGAGCTCCAGCTGCTGTGA
- a CDS encoding DUF1269 domain-containing protein, with protein sequence MADLVVLGFTDKDKAEAVLRLSKELSRQELLDLEDAALAWRTADGKVHVRQSYSLTGAGASGGALWGTLFGMLFLMPVFGAAVGAATGAVAGKLSDIGVSDAFIKEVANTLEPGKAAVFALVRRSTPDRVREALRPFNPTVLRTSLTKDREEELVAALQAK encoded by the coding sequence ATGGCCGATCTAGTCGTGCTCGGCTTCACGGACAAGGACAAGGCAGAAGCGGTCCTGCGGCTCAGCAAGGAGCTGTCGCGGCAGGAACTGCTCGACCTGGAGGACGCCGCACTCGCCTGGCGGACCGCGGACGGCAAGGTCCACGTGCGCCAGAGCTACAGCCTCACCGGGGCCGGTGCGTCGGGCGGGGCCCTGTGGGGGACCCTGTTCGGCATGCTCTTCCTGATGCCGGTCTTCGGCGCGGCGGTCGGTGCGGCCACCGGCGCGGTCGCGGGAAAGCTCTCCGACATCGGCGTGAGCGACGCCTTCATCAAGGAGGTCGCCAACACGCTGGAGCCCGGCAAGGCCGCGGTCTTCGCGCTCGTCCGCCGCTCCACGCCGGACCGGGTACGAGAAGCCCTACGCCCCTTCAACCCCACCGTCCTGCGTACCTCCCTCACCAAGGACCGGGAGGAGGAACTCGTCGCGGCGCTCCAGGCCAAGTGA
- a CDS encoding DUF1269 domain-containing protein, with amino-acid sequence MSAIGPIQLLTVEFGPSAKFEGRVIEELIILESNGQIRVLDMLFVQKETDGRLTVLDYQAEDMGDTVAALLGISRDSMRGAEKTFPSVSEGSAFGLTLAEITDTAQALEPGTAAAFILFEHVWAKYLRAAIRNAGGVPVAEGFLTEEALLPIAAELVAVADRRGEPIASRHRTGPVPEKPAQEPETRKKNRTRRT; translated from the coding sequence ATGAGCGCCATCGGGCCCATACAACTGCTGACGGTCGAGTTCGGCCCCTCGGCCAAGTTCGAGGGCCGGGTCATCGAAGAGTTGATCATCCTGGAGTCGAACGGGCAGATCCGCGTGCTCGACATGCTCTTCGTGCAGAAGGAGACCGACGGACGGCTGACCGTCCTCGACTACCAGGCCGAGGACATGGGCGACACCGTCGCCGCACTGCTCGGCATCTCCCGCGACAGCATGCGGGGCGCGGAGAAGACGTTTCCGTCCGTGTCCGAAGGGAGCGCCTTCGGTCTCACGCTCGCCGAGATCACGGACACCGCCCAGGCGTTGGAGCCGGGCACCGCCGCGGCGTTCATCCTCTTCGAACACGTGTGGGCGAAGTACCTGAGGGCCGCCATCCGCAACGCCGGAGGCGTACCCGTGGCCGAGGGGTTCCTCACCGAAGAGGCGCTGCTGCCCATCGCGGCGGAGCTCGTCGCCGTCGCGGACCGGCGGGGAGAGCCCATCGCCTCGCGGCACCGCACGGGGCCCGTGCCGGAGAAGCCCGCGCAGGAACCGGAGACCAGGAAAAAGAACCGGACCAGGAGGACATGA
- a CDS encoding MGH1-like glycoside hydrolase domain-containing protein has protein sequence MSTGTNTEQIGPRGDDEGRWRLWGPYLSERQWGTVREDYSENGDAWSYFPHDHARSRAYRWGEDGLGGICDEKQRLCFALALWNGRDPILKERAFGLTNGEGNHGEDVKEYYFYLDSTPSHSYMRYLYKYPQAEYPYGDLVATNRERGRGDFEYELLDTGMFADNRYFDVTVEYAKAAHDDILIRVTVDNRGPEEATVHVLPTLWFRNTWSWTEGGGEKPRITAADSSGGTVSLTATHPELGSYDLRFGDRVPLLCTENETDNERLFGSPNASPYTKDGIGRHVVNGEIGAVNPARHGTKAAGHWTLTLPAGSSTTLRMRLAPTGSQPSLGRGFDSVLAARIAEADGFYDELAPERAGEDERRVMRQAFAGMLWSKQYYHFDLETWLAEHGLAPWSLPRGDDTRNREWFHMVSDDIISMPDKWEYPWFAAWDLAFHAIALSMVDVGFAKEQLELLTRDAYLHPNGQLPAYEWNFSDVNPPVHAWAAYFVYTMEERISGHADRAFLERTFQKLLTNFTWWVNRKDPTGRNVFQGGFLGLDNIGVFDRSAPLPTGGQLEQADGTAWMALYCQAMLQIALELVEHNPAYEDLVLKFVEHYLWISAAMDRVGDLDDGMWDEEDGFYYDVLRLPDGQAIRLKVRSMVGLLPLCASTVFRPSQLAKVPGLRERLHRFATRHPSLSATLASARAGSTGGPRLLSVMDEKKLLRVLERLLSEDEFLGPYGLRALSRHHAEHPYTFWVNGEQHQVSYVPAESDSGMFGGNSNWRGPVWFPVNALVVRALLNLYGFYGDDLTVECPSGSGVRMNLYEVAEEISRRLGATFLRDADGRRPVYGGQEKFQNDPHWRDLISFYEYFHGDNGAGIGAAHQTGWTGLVAPLMMVFGSLGPRDFLADPDSGEGTS, from the coding sequence ATGAGCACAGGCACGAACACCGAACAGATCGGCCCGAGGGGCGACGACGAAGGCCGGTGGCGGCTCTGGGGCCCCTACCTGAGCGAGCGCCAGTGGGGCACGGTCCGCGAGGACTACAGCGAGAACGGCGACGCGTGGTCGTACTTCCCGCACGACCACGCCCGGTCCCGGGCCTACCGCTGGGGCGAGGACGGACTCGGCGGGATCTGCGACGAGAAGCAGCGCCTCTGCTTCGCCCTCGCGCTGTGGAACGGCCGCGACCCCATCCTCAAGGAGCGCGCCTTCGGCCTCACCAACGGCGAGGGCAACCACGGGGAGGACGTCAAGGAGTACTACTTCTACCTCGACAGCACCCCCAGCCACTCGTACATGCGCTACCTGTACAAGTACCCGCAGGCCGAATACCCCTATGGCGACCTCGTGGCCACCAACCGGGAGCGCGGACGCGGCGACTTCGAGTACGAGCTCCTCGACACCGGGATGTTCGCCGACAACCGCTACTTCGACGTGACCGTCGAGTACGCCAAGGCCGCGCACGACGACATCCTCATCCGCGTCACCGTCGACAACCGCGGCCCCGAAGAGGCCACCGTGCACGTCCTGCCGACACTGTGGTTCCGCAACACCTGGTCGTGGACCGAGGGCGGCGGCGAGAAGCCCCGGATCACCGCGGCCGACAGCTCCGGCGGCACCGTGTCCCTCACCGCGACCCACCCCGAACTCGGCAGCTACGACCTGCGTTTCGGCGACCGGGTGCCCCTGCTCTGCACGGAGAACGAGACCGACAACGAGCGGCTCTTCGGCTCGCCCAACGCATCGCCGTACACCAAGGACGGCATCGGCAGGCACGTCGTGAACGGGGAGATCGGAGCCGTCAATCCGGCGCGGCACGGCACCAAGGCCGCCGGCCACTGGACCCTCACCCTGCCCGCGGGAAGCTCGACGACCCTGCGGATGCGGCTCGCGCCCACCGGCTCACAGCCCTCGCTCGGCCGCGGCTTCGACTCCGTCCTCGCCGCGCGCATCGCCGAGGCGGACGGCTTCTACGACGAGCTGGCGCCGGAGCGTGCGGGTGAGGACGAGCGCCGCGTGATGCGGCAGGCCTTCGCAGGGATGCTGTGGAGCAAGCAGTACTACCACTTCGACCTGGAGACGTGGCTGGCCGAGCACGGCCTGGCGCCGTGGAGCCTGCCCCGCGGCGACGACACCCGCAACCGCGAGTGGTTCCACATGGTCAGCGACGACATCATCTCCATGCCCGACAAGTGGGAGTACCCCTGGTTCGCCGCCTGGGACCTGGCCTTCCACGCCATCGCCCTGTCGATGGTGGACGTCGGCTTCGCCAAGGAGCAGCTGGAGCTGCTGACCCGGGACGCCTATCTGCACCCCAACGGGCAGCTCCCCGCGTACGAATGGAACTTCAGCGACGTCAACCCGCCGGTGCACGCGTGGGCCGCGTACTTCGTCTACACGATGGAGGAGCGCATCAGCGGCCACGCCGACCGCGCGTTCCTGGAGCGCACCTTCCAGAAGCTCCTGACGAACTTCACCTGGTGGGTCAACCGCAAGGACCCCACCGGCCGCAACGTCTTCCAGGGCGGCTTCCTCGGCCTCGACAACATCGGCGTCTTCGACCGCAGCGCGCCCCTGCCCACCGGCGGCCAGCTCGAACAGGCCGACGGGACCGCGTGGATGGCCCTGTACTGCCAGGCCATGCTCCAGATCGCCCTGGAACTCGTCGAGCACAACCCGGCCTACGAGGACCTGGTCCTCAAGTTCGTTGAGCACTACCTGTGGATATCCGCCGCCATGGACCGCGTCGGCGACCTCGACGACGGCATGTGGGACGAGGAGGACGGCTTCTACTACGACGTGCTGCGGCTGCCCGACGGGCAGGCGATCCGACTCAAGGTGCGCTCGATGGTCGGGCTGCTTCCGCTCTGCGCGTCGACCGTGTTCCGGCCCTCCCAGCTCGCGAAGGTGCCCGGTCTGCGCGAACGGCTGCACCGCTTCGCGACCCGCCACCCGTCGCTCTCCGCCACCCTCGCCTCCGCCCGGGCAGGCTCCACGGGCGGGCCGCGGCTGCTGTCGGTGATGGACGAGAAGAAGCTGCTCCGCGTACTCGAACGGCTGCTGTCCGAGGACGAGTTCCTCGGCCCGTACGGTCTGCGTGCCCTCTCCCGACACCACGCCGAGCACCCCTATACCTTCTGGGTCAACGGCGAGCAGCACCAGGTGAGTTACGTGCCCGCCGAGTCGGACTCCGGGATGTTCGGCGGCAACTCCAACTGGCGCGGGCCCGTGTGGTTCCCGGTCAACGCCCTCGTCGTACGGGCCCTGCTCAACCTGTACGGCTTCTACGGCGACGACCTCACCGTGGAGTGCCCCTCCGGCTCCGGTGTGCGGATGAACCTCTACGAAGTCGCCGAGGAGATCTCGCGGCGGCTCGGCGCGACGTTCCTGCGCGACGCCGACGGGCGCAGGCCCGTCTACGGCGGGCAGGAGAAGTTCCAGAACGACCCGCACTGGCGCGACCTGATCTCGTTCTACGAGTACTTCCACGGGGACAACGGCGCGGGCATCGGCGCCGCCCACCAGACCGGCTGGACCGGCCTGGTGGCCCCCCTGATGATGGTCTTCGGGAGCCTCGGCCCCCGGGACTTCCTGGCCGACCCCGACTCCGGGGAGGGGACCTCATGA